In Archangium violaceum, the following are encoded in one genomic region:
- a CDS encoding tetratricopeptide repeat protein — translation MRPSRTLTRVVPLLALVGLGAVAAPASRRPPVDRSAMSEAITAAANDVGIASPASYAHYLRAQLSSLAGDHRSAVDELRLALATDENEPLLLTRLGEEYARLGDLTRAERELRRAVERHPRYYAGRLLLGRVLMEAGKPARARTHLRRAIQLQPREPEAYLVLAQLHLDARANEQAVKVVEELAVALPGESIGYRRLGLALAERGDSARASVLLAKAIERDPGDVESLTTLAQLQEKAGRVSEAEESLARALERDPDSQSVLMGAGRLALLQGATVRARAYFDRLLSLSDDPELAVRVAQSFLSARDMPSALAVLDGARKGREPSPRVSFYAGLVHERLHHFDVAAKAYAEVPVSSEFFSDARVRRAVCLSQGGDHETALALLREALAERPDDTDLWVQQARALERGGMPERAVAVLKEALGRKQEPDLHEALASTLRRLGRASEALTLLREAIEQHPREPALRYTLANVLLALGDEEGALTWMRGVLQVDPNNAAAMNFIGYVLAQRGRDYSEAERLVRRALELRPDTGSFLDSLGWIHYQRGDYPRAVEALERAAELEPDEPVILEHLGDAYHRVSRAGEAASAWRRALDVLALNPEAAEPPEQRALIERKLKLLSTGAADR, via the coding sequence GTGCGCCCGAGTCGAACCCTCACCCGAGTCGTGCCCCTCCTGGCCCTCGTCGGGCTGGGTGCGGTCGCGGCCCCCGCCTCGCGCCGGCCTCCGGTGGACCGGTCGGCCATGAGCGAGGCCATCACCGCGGCGGCCAATGATGTTGGCATCGCCTCGCCCGCCAGCTACGCGCACTACCTGCGGGCGCAGTTGTCGAGCCTCGCGGGGGACCACCGCAGCGCGGTGGACGAGCTGCGCCTGGCGCTGGCCACCGACGAGAACGAGCCGCTCCTGCTCACGCGGCTCGGCGAGGAGTACGCGCGCCTGGGAGACCTCACCCGGGCCGAGCGCGAGCTGCGGCGCGCGGTGGAGCGGCACCCCAGGTACTACGCCGGCCGGCTGCTGCTGGGGCGCGTATTGATGGAGGCCGGCAAGCCCGCGCGGGCCCGGACGCACCTGCGCCGCGCCATCCAGCTCCAGCCCCGCGAGCCCGAGGCCTACCTCGTCCTCGCGCAGCTCCACCTGGATGCCCGGGCGAACGAGCAGGCCGTGAAGGTGGTGGAGGAGCTGGCGGTGGCGCTGCCGGGCGAGTCCATCGGCTACCGGCGCCTGGGACTCGCCCTGGCCGAGCGCGGCGATAGCGCCCGGGCCAGCGTGTTGCTCGCCAAGGCCATCGAGCGTGACCCGGGGGACGTGGAGTCGCTGACCACGCTCGCGCAGCTCCAGGAGAAGGCCGGCCGCGTCTCCGAGGCGGAGGAGTCGCTGGCCCGGGCGCTGGAGCGCGATCCGGACAGCCAGTCGGTGCTGATGGGCGCGGGCCGGCTCGCGTTGCTGCAGGGCGCGACGGTGCGGGCGCGGGCGTACTTCGACCGGCTGCTGTCGCTCTCCGATGATCCGGAGCTGGCCGTGCGGGTGGCCCAGTCCTTCCTGTCCGCTCGGGACATGCCCTCCGCCCTGGCGGTGCTGGACGGCGCCCGGAAGGGGAGGGAACCCTCCCCCCGCGTCTCCTTCTACGCGGGCCTGGTGCACGAGCGGCTTCATCACTTCGACGTGGCCGCCAAGGCCTATGCCGAGGTGCCCGTCTCCTCCGAGTTCTTCTCCGATGCCCGTGTCCGCCGCGCCGTCTGCCTCTCCCAGGGGGGCGACCACGAGACCGCGCTCGCCCTGCTGCGCGAGGCGCTCGCCGAGCGTCCCGACGACACGGACCTCTGGGTACAGCAGGCCCGCGCCCTGGAACGCGGCGGCATGCCCGAGCGCGCCGTGGCCGTGTTGAAGGAAGCCCTCGGGCGCAAGCAGGAGCCGGACCTCCACGAGGCGCTCGCCTCCACCCTGCGGCGCCTGGGTCGCGCCTCCGAGGCCCTCACCCTGCTGCGCGAGGCCATCGAGCAGCACCCTCGTGAGCCGGCCCTGCGCTACACCCTGGCCAACGTGCTGCTGGCGCTGGGGGACGAGGAGGGGGCCCTCACCTGGATGCGCGGCGTGCTCCAGGTGGACCCGAACAACGCCGCGGCCATGAACTTCATCGGCTACGTGCTGGCCCAGCGCGGACGGGACTACTCCGAGGCGGAGCGGCTGGTGCGGCGCGCCCTGGAGCTGCGCCCGGATACCGGCTCCTTCCTCGACTCGCTGGGGTGGATCCACTACCAGCGCGGTGACTACCCTCGCGCCGTGGAGGCGCTGGAGCGCGCGGCGGAGCTGGAGCCCGACGAGCCCGTCATCCTCGAGCACCTGGGCGACGCCTACCACCGCGTGTCACGCGCCGGTGAGGCCGCCAGCGCCTGGCGGCGCGCCCTGGACGTCCTCGCCCTGAATCCGGAGGCCGCCGAGCCGCCCGAGCAACGGGCCCTCATCGAGCGCAAGCTGAAGTTGCTATCCACCGGTGCGGCGGATCGCTAA
- a CDS encoding alpha/beta hydrolase, with protein MARLDEGFFTGKDGLRLFWMSEQPEQPRAHVAVVHGYGDHIGRYRTTFDALTAQGYAVHGFDYRGHGRADGRRGYCDAWPDYLDDLAAFWERARRAAGGRKLFVLAHSHGALMTVHLLGRGGLQGVSGVVLSAPYFKLAITPPALKLVAARAVGRVLPWMPLKTELTPKDLSRDEAVQEAARQDPLYNQIVTPRWFIEATEAQSRVMALAPEMKVPLFQLCGAEDGVASVETGRLFFDAVGSKDKVYKVYPGMRHEPLNELGKEEVQRDICNWISSHL; from the coding sequence ATGGCGCGACTCGACGAGGGCTTCTTCACTGGGAAGGACGGGCTGCGGCTCTTCTGGATGTCCGAGCAGCCGGAGCAACCCCGTGCCCATGTGGCGGTGGTGCACGGCTACGGGGACCACATCGGCCGCTATCGCACCACCTTCGACGCCCTCACGGCCCAGGGGTATGCCGTCCACGGCTTCGACTATCGCGGTCATGGCCGCGCCGACGGGCGCCGGGGCTACTGCGACGCCTGGCCGGACTACCTGGACGACCTCGCCGCCTTCTGGGAGCGGGCGCGCCGCGCGGCCGGGGGACGGAAGCTCTTCGTGCTCGCGCACAGCCATGGCGCGCTCATGACGGTCCACCTGCTGGGGCGTGGCGGGCTTCAAGGCGTGAGCGGCGTTGTGCTGTCCGCGCCTTATTTCAAGCTCGCCATCACTCCACCGGCGCTCAAATTGGTGGCCGCCCGGGCGGTGGGCAGGGTCCTGCCATGGATGCCTCTCAAGACCGAGCTCACACCGAAGGATCTCAGCCGGGACGAGGCGGTGCAGGAGGCGGCACGTCAGGACCCCCTCTACAATCAGATCGTGACACCGCGCTGGTTCATCGAGGCCACCGAGGCCCAGTCCCGGGTGATGGCGCTCGCTCCGGAGATGAAGGTGCCGCTCTTCCAGCTCTGCGGGGCGGAGGACGGGGTGGCGAGTGTGGAGACCGGGCGCCTCTTCTTCGACGCCGTGGGCTCGAAGGACAAGGTGTACAAGGTGTATCCGGGGATGCGCCACGAGCCGCTCAACGAGCTCGGCAAGGAGGAGGTCCAGCGCGACATCTGCAACTGGATCTCTTCGCATCTCTGA